A genomic region of bacterium contains the following coding sequences:
- a CDS encoding substrate-binding domain-containing protein, translating to MKTIAAHAGPKPLYQILIEQYKQAILTQIYPPGGQIDSINEMIRRHGVSRETAKKVLQSLREQGLIVQKPGKGSFIADLGPLQNVWGVIVPFFSSQIEQLHHHLRQQMAPLGRRLEAFLDYNNWQEEIRLVGQLINERYEAVIVVPTFDESKTAQFYRRLQTGKTIVSLLNHTMTGSSFSYVIQSYDLGVHRAAQYLLQRCRGPIGYIKNQTWPGQNMVQQVMQETFCTHLHQADAARVCTIIDNLDSLDREAFLALRLSGLFCCDDIDAVRILGRLKEWNSYSSEKIALVSYGNTDLARFFTPAITSIDPHYAEMAALTTEIIQASRQGSDISFYQYVLQPDLVVRQT from the coding sequence ATGAAAACGATCGCTGCACATGCCGGGCCCAAGCCCCTGTATCAAATCCTCATCGAACAGTACAAACAGGCGATTCTCACCCAAATCTACCCGCCTGGCGGCCAGATCGATTCAATCAATGAAATGATCCGGCGCCACGGTGTCTCGCGTGAGACCGCTAAAAAAGTACTGCAATCTTTGCGGGAACAAGGCCTTATCGTGCAAAAACCGGGAAAGGGCTCGTTTATCGCCGACCTCGGGCCGCTGCAAAACGTCTGGGGCGTCATCGTCCCCTTCTTTTCTTCCCAAATCGAACAGCTCCACCACCACTTGCGGCAACAAATGGCCCCTCTCGGACGCCGCCTCGAAGCATTCCTCGATTATAACAACTGGCAGGAAGAGATCCGCCTGGTCGGACAACTGATCAATGAACGCTATGAAGCGGTGATCGTTGTCCCTACCTTTGACGAATCCAAAACCGCGCAATTTTACCGTCGCCTGCAGACCGGCAAGACCATCGTCAGCCTGCTCAACCACACCATGACCGGTTCGTCTTTTTCTTATGTCATTCAGAGCTATGATCTGGGCGTACACCGGGCGGCGCAATATCTGTTGCAGCGCTGCCGCGGCCCGATCGGCTATATTAAAAACCAGACCTGGCCAGGACAAAATATGGTGCAGCAGGTGATGCAGGAGACCTTTTGCACCCATCTGCACCAGGCCGATGCAGCAAGAGTGTGCACCATCATCGACAACCTGGATTCGCTCGATCGCGAGGCTTTTCTCGCTCTGCGGTTGAGCGGACTTTTTTGCTGTGACGACATCGATGCGGTGCGCATCCTCGGCCGGCTGAAAGAGTGGAATTCTTATTCAAGCGAAAAGATCGCCCTTGTCAGCTATGGCAACACCGATTTGGCGCGTTTTTTCACCCCTGCCATCACTTCGATCGACCCCCATTACGCCGAGATGGCAGCCCTGACCACAGAGATCATTCAAGCCTCCCGCCAGGGAAGCGATATTTCTTTTTATCAATATGTGCTGCAGCCGGACCTGGTGGTTCGGCAAACATGA